TAGTGATTTTATTTATTGATACGCAGATCATTAAGCCGTCCAAAAAATTTTTTACGGGGACACCGTTCTGCGAAACGGGGAAAGAACAGGCTTATTTGGTAAAGCCTGTAACTGCACCGATCCATGTGATCAATCCTTCGGGATCATCATCAGCGCAATGGCCCCCATCCCAGAATAGCAGGGCATTCACAACCTTGCCCATGTTTTCAAGACTTGTGGCAAGGTTTATCATAACAGTCTGTGAGGTATGGTTGTCACTTGTTCCGTTCCTGAGCCACCACATTCGGGCGCAATCCCTGTTGTTTTGCCTGATAAAGTACATGGCATTCATCATGTTCACAATGGTTTTCAGTTCGCTGTCAATCTCAGCATTCCTGTCCCCGGTTGATTGCCTGAGGCTAAAACTGGTAAAGTGCCTGGCGGCAGTGGTGGCATTGCCGAACAATTCGGGCTCGGGTTGCTTCATGCTGAAATCGTCAAAGGCCGGAAGGCCTTTCATCCTGCCTACATGACTTACATAGTCGGCAAATGTAAATGCAGCCCCCTGATCGTTCCATTTTATCCAAGTATTATTGGCCAGGTATGTTTTGCGGGCATCATCCGACAATCCTTTTAAATAGCTGTTCGCGGAGGGTACCAGGTAAAACCGGAGCAGATACTGGTCATAGTTGTCTGCGGAGAGGATTCCAAAGTTATTTCTACCCTTACTATTCAGAGATTGCTGATACTCCGCAAAGGATGCTTTCAACTCTTCGGAAAGCCTCTGGTCAACCAGCCCGGATCGAGTCGGTAAGGTCCCGAACATCCACTCATAAGCACCGTCGGCGTGTTCCAGGTCGGTAATAGGACTGTAGCAGGCACTCGCAAAAATATGATCAGGTTCATCGGCAGCGCCAATTTCTTTCAGATATGTTTCAAACAAAGGGTTGTTGCCTGAAGCGCCCAGAAGTGCAGATAATGCCCCGCCTGCACTGCAACCTGCCGAAACAATCCTGTCAGTGTTGCCGGGTAACACGCCTTTGTTGTGGCGGATGTACCGTACCGCTGCTTTCAGGTCGACTATTGCAGCAGGTGCCTTACCATAATAGGTGCCGTCCGCAGCCATGTTATCCCGCCCGCGGCATCCGGGAGATACTATTACATACCCTGCAGCCAGGGCCAGGTCGGGTCTGCTGCTGATATCAGCGGAATTTCGCATAGCCCGGCCAGGGCCATCTCCGGCGTTTTTAACTGACATATAACCTCCTACACCAATGTCAAAGAAAATCGGTGCATTTGCGGCATCAATGGCCTTACCGTCAATCTCAACGGGAACACTGACATTAAGGCTCTGATAATCTTTGTCGACCGGATTGGCCACATAGGGGATATGCCTGAATGCATGGTAAACCACTTTCTTTTCGCCACCGGATGTCCTCACCATTTTGGTTTCCACCACAAAATTATCCCGGGGAAAAGCCAGTGGATCGCTGGCCTGGCCTTGTGCAATACAAGCCCGGGTGGCGCACACGACTATGAGTGACAATGAAATCAACATTCTATTCATATTGCCAATCGTTTTAGATTTATAATTCCCCTGCAAACCATTTTTTAAAATCAGGGACACGGGCTTTGCTGATCAGTATTTTTTCCGGTACGGTTACCTTCAGGTTTACTGAAAGCCTGCTGTTAAACCAGAAATCAATATCTTTCACGGCATTCCGTGCAATAACATATTGCCTGTTGGCCCTGAAAAAATCATCGGGATTCAGCATACCGCACAGTTCATCGAGTGTATGTTCAAATGTGAATGTTTTGTCTTCATGGGTCTTTGCCTTTACCAAACCCGCTTCAATATAAAAGCAGGCCAGATCTGATGTATTAACAGGGATAAGTTTGTCTCCTTTTACCGGAACCAAAAAATGAGTTTTAAATGTCGAAGCCTTTTTGAAAGAAGCGATGATGTTCCGGATGTCGGCCTGGTATTTATTCGAACCCGAAAGACCCTGCAGTTTATTTAAAGCCTGCTGTACGGCAAGGATGTCGATGGGTTTTAACAAATAATCAATGCTGTTCACCTTAAAAGCCTTGAGGGCATATTCATCGTATGCTGTTGTAAAAATTACAGGGCATTGCACAGTGGTCCGGTCAAAAATCTCAAAGGCCGATCCGTCGGCAAGGTGAATATCAAGGAACAGCAGATCAGGCTGGGGATTGGTGTTGAACCATTCAACGGTTTCATGGATACTTTCAAGTGTGGCAACAACCTGTAACGTTCCCAGTTCATCCAGGATTGTCATCAAATTGCGCGCAGCCAGCATTTCATCCTCAACGATTACTGCCTTCATCTGTGGTTGGTTTAAGTAAGGGAACTTCAACACGGAACAGGTTATTTGATTTAGATATCCTGATATCAGCACCACACAGTAATTTGTATTGCCTGGACAAATTGGAAAGGCCTATTCCTGTGCCCGGTTCCATGGATAACTTTTCATGAATGGTGTTGGTGACAACTAAAGTCTCATTGTCTGAAGTGTTGATGGTTATTTCAAGCGTATGACGTTTGCTGATCTCATTATGCTTCACTGCGTTTTCAATCAAAGTCTGAATGGCAAGGGGAGGCAGCCTGTATTGGTTTAAACTTTCGCGGGTATTAAACACTATACTTAGATTGGTATTAAAACGCGTTTTGATCAGAAAAATATAGGATTTTGCGGCCTCCATTTCATCATAAAGGGACACCGTTTGATTTTCATTGCTTTTCAATGTATACCTCAACACTTGTGAAAGGTCGTTCAGGTATAACAGGGCTTTTTTGGGATCATCACTGATCAGGGTTTTAAGGGCGGTAAGGGAATTAAACAGAAAATGCGGACTAACCTGGTTTTTAAGCGATTCATACTGACTTTGCAGGTTCTCACGGATCAGTTTTTCATTTTCAAACCGGATGGCCTGTCTTTCATTGATGATCCTGATGATAAACACGCAGCTAAGCACTACAATGGCAATGAACAGATCGCGAAAAGTATATAACAGGTTGAACCGGGATGTATGGGTAGTAGAGAAGATCAAATGCTTTAATGCAAAGAAAACATCGCTCAGAATGGTAACCGCAACAGCGGTCGCCACTATGGACAGCAGGATGGTCCATATGTTAAGTCGCCTGTGACTGTTAATGGGCTTAATTACGAAATAATTAAGTACGAATAAGCAAAATGTAACCAGGAAAGTGACAAATACCTCCCCGATTACCTCTGTTGTAGTTACATTGCCGCGATGCCACGAAGTTGTTGAACCGTCGGGTGCGGCTATATCAAGGATGGTATTGAAATGTACCAGGATGCTTATCCCGAGAGAAATACCCGCAACGATCGCAGCGTATTGCTGTAGCTTATATTTTCTCATATAATCAAAGATAGTACATGATTATCAGAATAATCCCGAAAAGTAAATAAGCCTGCAAAAAGCAGGATTGAAATGACCAAAACAGGGACTCAAACAAAAAAGGCACCCGGAGGTGCCTTTTATACTATTCAGTCAGGAAGTTTTCAATTTCCTGTCGATATGTCCTGGGTTGGTCGAGCCATATAAAATGACCTGCTCGCGGAACCCTTACTAATCTTGAATTAGAAAAAATTGTAGTGTATTGGTTGGCAATACCGGGTGAAAGATAGTCGGCATCTCCCCGAAGAATTAAAACTGGGGTGGTATTCTGTTTGAGAATATATTTTACCGGTTCTATGTTCATGAGATCGAAAATTGTCATGGCAGATGCCCACCATCCCATTCCTTTCATTTTAAACTCAGAGCTTTTTGTAAAGGATTTATGATACACGCAGGTTTTTAAAATTTCTGCAGAAATAAAGTCATCAGCTAATTGATCCATTTCCTTGTCACCCGCAAATATATACGCTTTATGAACATCTGTCTGCATCAGTTCATCAAGTTTGTAATAGCGGTTGAGTCGTTCCTGGCCATATTGGTTTCCAATCCAATCATACCATCCGGATAGAAACCGGGGTACATTTGAGTATTCATCGTTCCAATCTCTCAAATCGATGGATCCCGGTGAAGTAAATATTGCTTTTAAAACATGCTGAGGGTATTTTGCCATGTAATGAGTGGCTAAAGTTGCCCCCCACGAATCGCCGATTAATATACAGGATTTGTTGCCAATGATAATCCTGATTTCTTCCAGATCCGATACATGTCGATCTACTGTATACTGGGTCGGGTCACTAAGTCTACCGGAGAGCCCGCTTCCTGACTGGTCGTAAATATAAACGTCGAAATTATTCCTGGTCAACTTTTCGTACCATTCAACAGGAGCTTCTTTGCCGAAGGAATTTACCTGGCACGCACCAGGTCCTCCATGTAGAAAAATTAAAGGTGTGGCATTAGCCGAATCATCTGCCGGTAAATGAACATAAGCGATATGGGAACCAGTCTTTAAATCCCAAAACTTAACCAGGGTTTTGTTATTTATGACGTGACCGGTGTCTCCCGGGTGGCACCGGGCAAATGCATTTAATAACAATAAAGACAAAAGAACTTTTTGCATAGATTAAATTATTGTTTGTTTATTAAAGTCCTTTTTAAGGAATCCAGAAGTGGTTTCCATTCAACTTGATAGATTTTTGTTGGTATGCCTTTTGAATAAAACAGATAATTTCCATCAGGTGAAACACAAGGTCTTCCTTCATATTCACCGGAATTTATTTCATTGCCAAGGCTCAGGGCTGTCGACCAGGATTCATTTATCCTAAAACTAATATAGATATCTCTCCAGTTTGTTTCTGAAACATACTTTCCGAAGAGCAAGTAACTCTCATCAGGTGCAATATAAAGTTCGGAGACTGAATATTTGTTTATAGATGTATCTAATGGAACCGGATCAGAATATTTACCATTTTTATATTGTGAATAAAACGCTTTCCATCCGCCAAGTCGATCTGAAAAAAAATACAAATTCCCATTCGAAGCGCATGATGCGCTCGCGTTAAAAGCTCCGTTATTTATTATTTTATCCAGTGGCTTTGGCTCACTCCAACCGGAATTACCTTTTTCCATTACACAGATGATTGTACTCTTTAAATCATCAGAAGACCTTGCAAAGAAAAAACGTGTACCGTCCGGATTAATATGGGGTGTTTCAATTCTGAACTTCCCGGCGAAAGGAGCTGTCTTTGCTTCGCTCCATTTTCCACTCACAAAACGGGAGTATTTAATTATTTCCATATTGCCACTATCCGTAACAAAATAGAACTCTTTCCCATCGGGCATAAATGTTATGTGAGTCGCAAAGATTTCTTCATTGTTTACCAATATTCTAAAGAGCCTGGGTTTTGAATCCGGATTTTTAATAGAATATGGGTGATTAACTTCCTGGGGATATACCTTATATATTGTTCCCGATATTAAGAACAAAACCACCGGAAAAAGTAAACGCTTTTTCATCATTCAAATGCTATTAAATTAGAAATTGAAATAGTTATCTGAGCCCAAAAATAGGAGGGTGCATAATGATAAACTATTGACTTTATAAAGTCGTAGTTGTTTAATGCTCAGATATGAATGATTTTATGAAAAAAAATAGAATTGAAGCTTAAAGGGTATGCTTATCCCGATACTCTCTCGGATTTATTTTCTCCTTCTTTTTAAAAGCTGAATTGAAGGATGAAATAGAGTTAAATCCACAGTCGTATGCGATGGCTGCAATTGTTAGTTTTGCGAACTCTGGTGAAGTGAGACGTTCCTTTACCTCCTCTATCCTGCATGAATTAATAAAATCGAAAAAATTCGTGTTAAAGTTTTCATTGATTACCTGGGAAAGAAGATGAGGTTTAGTCTCCAGTTGAGAAGCAAGCTTCGAAAGAGAAATTTCGTTATTCAGAAAAGGTTTTGAACTCTTCATTACAACTGTGAGTTTCTGGTATAAAGCTAATGAATCGGTCTTTGAGAGTATTGAATTCTTGTATCTTTCGAATGATTCATTGATCTGCTTTTTATTGAGCCACAAATAGATTAATATATATATAAATAAACCGAAAAGAAATGTTCCGGACAAATACGGAAGAATTCCTATCCACCATGTAATGCCATAGGATAACCAAATCAGGGCAACCGATCCGATAATGAATCGGTACCATCCTGTTTTGTAGGGCATAATTAGCGAGTGCTCTCCTTTCCTATGGAAATACCACGCTGTATAAATAAGATAGCCTAAAATCTGAAACATAATCAAATTATACCGTATGTCCCACTTTGGATCATTTGGCGGATAGGGCAAGAATACACAACATAGCACAAGTAGTCCTGGTATATAATGTAAATATTCAATACCGGAGAACATGAGTTTGGGATTCACACTTTTACGGATATAAAATAGCAGCTCCGGACCTACACATACAAAAGCTGCCAATCCTATGTGAATAACAATAAAATGCACAGGAACTATACTTGTAAGGATAGATTTAGCCATTCTTACTGTAAGAAACAAAACAAGGAAGGCCAGGTACTTATTCGCAGGATTCTTTTTTGAATATCCAAAATACAGATAAAAAAACAAGAAAAATCCATTGAGGACTCCGGTAATACCAATTATTATTAAAACAAGCATTAATAAATTAGTCATAGATGCATTTTCTTCAATTAAATTTGATTCTGATTTCTACTTCTTTGTAAATTTAAGTATCTCTCAATGCAATATGCTTACAGTTAGTTGTTTTTTCCCTAAACAAAAAAGGCACCGATCGGTGCCTTTTTTGTTAACTATGAAAGAATATCTTAATATCTTTTCTTCCTTGAATCATAATTCCTGTCGGAATTCCTGTCGTTATTTCTTGAATTATAATCGTTGCGTGGTCCGCGGTTAAATCCTCCGCTTCCTGCAGGACGGTCAGTTTTTGGCCGTGCTACATTTACGCTGATAACCTTTCCGTCGTATTCACACTGGTTTAATTCATCAATAGCCTTCTGACCCTGGGCGTTGTCGGCCATTTCCACAAAGCCAAATCCTCTTGACCGACCGGTCAGCTTATCAGTTATTACTTTTGCCGAAGATACCGTTCCGTACTCTTCAAACAATTCTTTTAAGTCGGCGTCGCTGACGGCGTAACTTAAGTTTGCAACATAAATGTTCATTCTATTAAATTAAGTGATTAAAATTATTTCTCTACTTTAACATTAACGGCATTGGGACCTTTAGGCCCTCTTACAACTTCGAAGGTAACCTTGTTCCTTTCCTTTATCGGCTCCAGAAGGGCCTTGATATGAACAAAAACATCCTGACCCGATGCCGAGTCCTTGATAAAACCAAAACCTTTCGATTCATTAAAGAAAGTAACCACTCCTTTGCGGACACTTTCATCAGGGCCTGATGTCATACTACGGGGCACTCCAATCTCAATATCTTCGGCTTTTATTACTTTTTTCTGTGAAAGATCGGGGGGAGTAGATGAGATTTTACCGTATTCATCCACATAGGCAATCATATCATCAAGATTGTTTCCGTCCCTGCTTTGCTGTTTCCTTTCGAGTCTTTTTGCTTCCTTTTCTTTTCTCTTCTTGTCTTTTTTAGCCTGAACTTCTTTTTTGTTAAAGGTCTCGTTGCTTCTGCCCATATTAAAAATTTAATGTATAAAGTTAGTTAATCAACCAATCATTAGGTTAGCTTAAATCCTAAAAAGGGCAGATTTTTTTGCAAAATTACAAATTTTATTCGGATAAATGGATAAAAAATATTTGAGTATTCACCCTACCCCTGCCCCTCCCCTAAAAGGGAGGGGATGAAGATTTGTGGAATTATTGTTTTTAAAGATAGATTGAATCAATCTTTGCTCCGCCAATTCCACAAATGCACTCCCCCCTCCCTTTTAGGGGAGGGGCAGGGGAGGGGTGATATAGGCGGGAGGTGGCCGGGCCGAAGAGGTTCAGCAATATCAGGAGATCTCGTCGTTATTCCTGATCTGCACCCTCCTGATCTTTCCGCTTATTGTTTTGGGTAGTTCGGTAACAAATTCTATAATACGAGGGTATTTGTAAGGAGCAGTTACCTGTTTCACATGTTCCTGCAATTCCTTAACCAGTTCCTCGCTTGGCTTATAATCCTTTGTCAGCACCACAGTGGCTTTCACAATCTGTCCCCTGTCAGGATCAGGAACGGCTGTTATGGCGCATTCCAGCACGGCAGGGTGCTCAATAAGGGCGCTTTCCACTTCAAAAGGACCAATCCGGTAGCCTGAACTCTTGATCACATCATCGGCCCGACCTACGAACCAGTAATAGCCGTCTTCATCACGCCACGCCATATCACCTGTGTAATAAATACCATCGTGCCAAACTTTTGCCGTCAGCGCGTCATCATGGTAATACCCGTCAAACATGCCTAAGGGCTTATTCACCGATGTGCGGATTATTATCTGACCTTCATCACCCACCTCACATGAGTTGCCTTCTTCATCAATGATATCAATAGCATATCCCGGCGAAGGTTTTCCCATTGATCCGGGTCTCGGTTCAAACCAGGGATAAGTAGCCAGCGCAACCGTACATTCAGTCTGTCCGTAGCCTTCCATCAGCTTGATACC
The sequence above is drawn from the Bacteroidales bacterium genome and encodes:
- a CDS encoding subtype B tannase; this translates as MNRMLISLSLIVVCATRACIAQGQASDPLAFPRDNFVVETKMVRTSGGEKKVVYHAFRHIPYVANPVDKDYQSLNVSVPVEIDGKAIDAANAPIFFDIGVGGYMSVKNAGDGPGRAMRNSADISSRPDLALAAGYVIVSPGCRGRDNMAADGTYYGKAPAAIVDLKAAVRYIRHNKGVLPGNTDRIVSAGCSAGGALSALLGASGNNPLFETYLKEIGAADEPDHIFASACYSPITDLEHADGAYEWMFGTLPTRSGLVDQRLSEELKASFAEYQQSLNSKGRNNFGILSADNYDQYLLRFYLVPSANSYLKGLSDDARKTYLANNTWIKWNDQGAAFTFADYVSHVGRMKGLPAFDDFSMKQPEPELFGNATTAARHFTSFSLRQSTGDRNAEIDSELKTIVNMMNAMYFIRQNNRDCARMWWLRNGTSDNHTSQTVMINLATSLENMGKVVNALLFWDGGHCADDDPEGLITWIGAVTGFTK
- a CDS encoding LytTR family DNA-binding domain-containing protein, with the translated sequence MKAVIVEDEMLAARNLMTILDELGTLQVVATLESIHETVEWFNTNPQPDLLFLDIHLADGSAFEIFDRTTVQCPVIFTTAYDEYALKAFKVNSIDYLLKPIDILAVQQALNKLQGLSGSNKYQADIRNIIASFKKASTFKTHFLVPVKGDKLIPVNTSDLACFYIEAGLVKAKTHEDKTFTFEHTLDELCGMLNPDDFFRANRQYVIARNAVKDIDFWFNSRLSVNLKVTVPEKILISKARVPDFKKWFAGEL
- a CDS encoding histidine kinase — its product is MRKYKLQQYAAIVAGISLGISILVHFNTILDIAAPDGSTTSWHRGNVTTTEVIGEVFVTFLVTFCLFVLNYFVIKPINSHRRLNIWTILLSIVATAVAVTILSDVFFALKHLIFSTTHTSRFNLLYTFRDLFIAIVVLSCVFIIRIINERQAIRFENEKLIRENLQSQYESLKNQVSPHFLFNSLTALKTLISDDPKKALLYLNDLSQVLRYTLKSNENQTVSLYDEMEAAKSYIFLIKTRFNTNLSIVFNTRESLNQYRLPPLAIQTLIENAVKHNEISKRHTLEITINTSDNETLVVTNTIHEKLSMEPGTGIGLSNLSRQYKLLCGADIRISKSNNLFRVEVPLLKPTTDEGSNR
- a CDS encoding alpha/beta hydrolase, with the translated sequence MQKVLLSLLLLNAFARCHPGDTGHVINNKTLVKFWDLKTGSHIAYVHLPADDSANATPLIFLHGGPGACQVNSFGKEAPVEWYEKLTRNNFDVYIYDQSGSGLSGRLSDPTQYTVDRHVSDLEEIRIIIGNKSCILIGDSWGATLATHYMAKYPQHVLKAIFTSPGSIDLRDWNDEYSNVPRFLSGWYDWIGNQYGQERLNRYYKLDELMQTDVHKAYIFAGDKEMDQLADDFISAEILKTCVYHKSFTKSSEFKMKGMGWWASAMTIFDLMNIEPVKYILKQNTTPVLILRGDADYLSPGIANQYTTIFSNSRLVRVPRAGHFIWLDQPRTYRQEIENFLTE
- a CDS encoding helix-turn-helix transcriptional regulator; this encodes MTNLLMLVLIIIGITGVLNGFFLFFYLYFGYSKKNPANKYLAFLVLFLTVRMAKSILTSIVPVHFIVIHIGLAAFVCVGPELLFYIRKSVNPKLMFSGIEYLHYIPGLLVLCCVFLPYPPNDPKWDIRYNLIMFQILGYLIYTAWYFHRKGEHSLIMPYKTGWYRFIIGSVALIWLSYGITWWIGILPYLSGTFLFGLFIYILIYLWLNKKQINESFERYKNSILSKTDSLALYQKLTVVMKSSKPFLNNEISLSKLASQLETKPHLLSQVINENFNTNFFDFINSCRIEEVKERLTSPEFAKLTIAAIAYDCGFNSISSFNSAFKKKEKINPREYRDKHTL
- a CDS encoding RNA-binding protein, which produces MNIYVANLSYAVSDADLKELFEEYGTVSSAKVITDKLTGRSRGFGFVEMADNAQGQKAIDELNQCEYDGKVISVNVARPKTDRPAGSGGFNRGPRNDYNSRNNDRNSDRNYDSRKKRY
- a CDS encoding cold shock domain-containing protein, giving the protein MGRSNETFNKKEVQAKKDKKRKEKEAKRLERKQQSRDGNNLDDMIAYVDEYGKISSTPPDLSQKKVIKAEDIEIGVPRSMTSGPDESVRKGVVTFFNESKGFGFIKDSASGQDVFVHIKALLEPIKERNKVTFEVVRGPKGPNAVNVKVEK